One part of the Arabidopsis thaliana chromosome 4, partial sequence genome encodes these proteins:
- a CDS encoding Cornichon family protein (Cornichon family protein; FUNCTIONS IN: molecular_function unknown; INVOLVED IN: intracellular signaling pathway; LOCATED IN: endomembrane system, membrane; CONTAINS InterPro DOMAIN/s: Cornichon (InterPro:IPR003377); BEST Arabidopsis thaliana protein match is: Cornichon family protein (TAIR:AT1G12390.1); Has 603 Blast hits to 603 proteins in 174 species: Archae - 0; Bacteria - 0; Metazoa - 314; Fungi - 159; Plants - 91; Viruses - 0; Other Eukaryotes - 39 (source: NCBI BLink).), translating to MGDLLDWIISFLFLATLIIIVIYQLTCLADLEFDRINPYDVSSRINRMVLPEFGLQGLLCLYYILTGHWFMAVLSLPHLFYNIRLYMKREHLADVTELYNTNKWEQKKRVYKIGHIALSIFITTYWLIHSALGDI from the exons ATGGGCGATCTACTCGATTGGATTATCTCTTTCTTATTCCTCGCAACGCTTATAATCATCGTTATTTATCAG CTGACATGTTTGGCAGATTTAGAGTTCGATCGCATAAACCCTTACGATGTATCTAGCAGAATAAACCGAATGGTTCTACCGGAATTTGGTTTACAAGGACTTCTTTGCTTATACTATATCCTAACCGGACATTGGTTCATGGCGGTTTTGTCTCTTCCCCACCTTTTCTACAACATTAGACT ATACATGAAGAGGGAACATTTGGCAGACGTAACAGAGTTATACAACACAAATAAATGGGAGCAAAAGAAACGAGTGTACAAGATTGGTCATATAGCTCTCTCCATTTTTATCACAACCTATTG GTTGATCCACTCGGCATTAGGAGACATCTAA